A genomic segment from Rhodothermaceae bacterium encodes:
- the mrdA gene encoding penicillin-binding protein 2, producing the protein MTPLPGSIIGLGWQAVPQKRSCTQNTDNNHTTALTKNRFTLFCCAVVFVLSVLSLQLFRLQVAERQDLSEIARGNALRDIRVLPARGLVYDRNGTLIVHNTPTYTISLAPRYFDQTRIPLLAKHLEIPDSVVTLRLQEAQDYNPYRLYPSFSNVSFAQYSRVLEDVYLLPGVGWEIKQQRRYPTNARASHALGYIGEINREELNAIDHESDSSLYRQGDFRGRTGIEEGYEPWLRGIPGVARRWVNVYGLEIMSYAQGQGDQPPRGNYDLHLTLDHRVQEFAESLFVNKRGAVVALDPNDGGIIALVSKPDYPLESLSQGIQREAWQALLNHHEDPLYNRATMNLMPPGSTWKPFMALLGLSEGLLEGADETIYCPGYHPFGQGRFFRCMEARGHQNVVEALKNSCNTFFFELARRMDLEVFKKHANRFGFGVESPTDLLEQTPGLIPDSAYFEQTGRYWGTVAIMNLGVGQGDMGVTPFQLARYVAALANGGTLYAPHMVSHLVEPETNKRVELPDISDPIHLGIDTAYVNLVREGMRLVMEAGTARASQIPGIQSAGKTGTAQAPGNFKDHSVFIMFAPFDNPQIALAVQCENTGNGSQCAAPIASLLAEMYLKGDVPPSWQTDIRMGRALSATSESLTQAAE; encoded by the coding sequence TTGACACCCCTACCGGGTAGTATAATAGGCTTAGGTTGGCAGGCGGTTCCCCAAAAACGCTCCTGCACCCAAAATACTGACAATAATCATACCACGGCGTTGACAAAAAACCGATTCACCCTCTTTTGTTGTGCAGTTGTTTTCGTGCTGTCGGTACTGAGCCTCCAACTTTTTCGGCTACAGGTAGCCGAGCGTCAGGACCTCTCAGAAATCGCACGTGGTAACGCACTGCGTGACATACGTGTACTTCCCGCTCGCGGACTGGTCTATGACCGTAACGGGACCCTTATAGTCCACAATACGCCGACCTATACGATCTCCCTTGCACCGAGATACTTCGACCAAACCCGCATACCACTACTGGCAAAACACCTGGAAATCCCCGACTCCGTTGTAACACTGCGCCTGCAGGAAGCGCAGGACTATAATCCTTATCGACTGTACCCTTCTTTTTCGAATGTTTCATTTGCACAGTACAGCCGTGTCCTTGAAGATGTTTACCTGCTTCCTGGTGTTGGGTGGGAAATCAAACAGCAAAGACGTTACCCTACAAACGCCCGGGCTTCGCACGCTCTGGGATATATCGGAGAAATCAACCGGGAAGAGCTGAATGCCATCGACCATGAATCTGACTCTTCACTCTACCGTCAGGGAGATTTTCGGGGGCGGACCGGTATTGAGGAGGGATATGAGCCATGGCTCCGAGGAATCCCCGGTGTCGCCCGCCGCTGGGTAAATGTATACGGTCTCGAGATCATGTCTTACGCGCAGGGCCAGGGAGATCAGCCACCACGAGGGAATTATGATCTTCATCTCACCCTGGATCATCGTGTTCAGGAATTCGCTGAGTCTCTGTTTGTCAACAAACGCGGAGCGGTGGTCGCCCTGGATCCCAATGACGGTGGCATAATCGCACTGGTTAGCAAACCGGATTACCCGCTTGAATCGCTCAGTCAGGGAATCCAACGCGAAGCCTGGCAAGCTCTGCTCAACCATCATGAAGACCCTCTTTACAATCGGGCTACGATGAATTTGATGCCCCCAGGATCAACCTGGAAACCGTTTATGGCACTATTGGGGTTGTCGGAAGGGCTCCTTGAGGGAGCCGATGAAACGATTTATTGTCCTGGATACCACCCATTCGGTCAGGGCCGCTTTTTTCGGTGCATGGAGGCACGAGGCCACCAAAACGTTGTCGAGGCCTTAAAGAATTCATGTAATACATTCTTTTTTGAATTAGCCCGGAGGATGGATCTCGAGGTCTTCAAAAAGCATGCGAACCGCTTTGGCTTCGGAGTAGAATCTCCTACGGACCTGCTAGAACAGACTCCTGGATTAATCCCCGATTCTGCCTACTTCGAGCAAACCGGGAGATACTGGGGAACGGTAGCAATCATGAACCTCGGCGTCGGACAGGGAGATATGGGAGTTACTCCATTTCAATTGGCCCGGTATGTAGCTGCGCTGGCCAACGGGGGAACGCTGTACGCGCCCCACATGGTTTCTCACCTGGTTGAGCCCGAAACAAATAAACGGGTGGAACTGCCCGACATTTCCGATCCCATTCACTTGGGAATTGACACGGCCTACGTAAACCTGGTCCGCGAAGGGATGCGCCTGGTCATGGAGGCGGGCACTGCACGCGCTTCACAGATTCCCGGGATTCAGAGTGCGGGAAAAACCGGAACGGCCCAGGCTCCCGGCAACTTTAAGGATCACTCGGTCTTCATCATGTTTGCGCCATTTGATAATCCCCAGATTGCTCTGGCTGTCCAATGTGAAAATACCGGGAACGGAAGTCAATGTGCGGCCCCGATTGCCAGCCTGCTTGCAGAGATGTATCTCAAGGGAGACGTGCCCCCCTCCTGGCAAACGGATATCCGAATGGGGCGTGCCCTGTCAGCAACCAGCGAGTCACTGACACAAGCAGCCGAATAA
- a CDS encoding peptidase S9, which yields MRNVLKITAFIVLQVLVGVSPVLAQQFGRNKVQYDRFEFRSFQTPHFEFYFYPEAKDAVADASRMGERWYRRHSRTFLRDFHERKPIIFYANDADFQQTNVIGGHIGQGTGGVTESLKERVVMPLTGIYEETDHVLGHELVHSFQYDIGLSRGDSSRFALQLLPLWLVEGMAEYLSVGREDAHTAMWMRDAALRDDLPTIEDMTRSNKYFPYRYGQAYLAYIGGKYGDAAVTNLFKLGGRVGVDSAFVYTIGITADSLSVEWAQAIQEAYLPLMESRTHPDSAGTAILSEELSGGALNLSPSVSPDGQYIAYLSERDIFNINLFIADAATGETIRKLQSTNTNPHFDNIRFISSAGSWSPDGKQFAFVTFVQGDNEISIWDLDSGAIERRISVGGVSALSNPAWSPDGRSIAFSGIDGGISDLYIYDIESQQARQITSDRFADLQPAWSPDGRTIAVVTDRGPEGTNFETLEYADTRISLIDLESGTHSTLRPFVNGKHINPQFSPNGQSLYFVSDQDGFSDIYRYDLREEATYRVTNLKTGVSGITALSPTMSVASQNGRVVYSVFYDGGYSVFGLEEDEAMGNLVESSVPSQASILPPQSAANEGLVENYLDDPLTGLPEPRTTVEKIYDSRLRLDYVAPPSIGVSVGGYYGGGASGGVGFYFSDMLGNRNLAVVAQANGTFRDIGGMVQYMNRGRRFNYGGLVAHIPYLYGIPRQGFNQFGQFVVQDLRQRIYLDQVRGIGSYPFSTTRRLEVFGGFTRYGFDIQAYTYTYTPFGIQRERRNADKCSNLTPEERQTVWACEPDGFYYFDAGLAYVGDFSNFGFTSPSQGGRYRLEVVPRFGTDNFVSVLVDYRRYFFYEPVTFAVRGMLAGNFGGDQDQIFSREYLYYPYHRGFVRGYNYSSFDFAEECQDITCSVFARLYGTRTAMASAEIRLPLFGTEALGLFNFPYLPLELVGFVDAGMAWNQGDDPLKMLKFEQDTVERVPVVSVGPSARFNLLGYIIFEIYYAYPFQRPDKGAHFGFQLLPGW from the coding sequence ATGAGAAATGTCTTGAAGATCACGGCGTTCATCGTTCTACAGGTTCTTGTCGGGGTCTCCCCTGTACTGGCACAGCAGTTCGGGCGCAATAAAGTCCAATACGATCGATTCGAGTTCAGGAGTTTTCAGACTCCCCACTTTGAATTCTACTTTTACCCGGAAGCAAAGGATGCGGTTGCGGATGCGTCCCGTATGGGGGAACGGTGGTATCGCCGGCATTCCCGAACCTTCTTACGCGATTTCCATGAACGCAAACCGATCATTTTTTATGCCAACGATGCCGATTTTCAGCAGACCAATGTAATCGGAGGACATATAGGTCAGGGTACTGGAGGGGTGACCGAAAGCCTGAAAGAGAGGGTGGTTATGCCACTCACAGGAATTTACGAGGAGACGGACCATGTACTGGGGCACGAGTTGGTGCACAGTTTCCAATATGATATTGGGCTGTCGCGCGGAGACAGCTCCCGGTTTGCCCTTCAACTTCTTCCGCTTTGGCTTGTGGAAGGGATGGCAGAGTATCTGTCAGTGGGACGTGAAGATGCACATACGGCCATGTGGATGCGTGATGCAGCTTTGCGGGATGATTTGCCGACTATTGAGGACATGACCCGGAGCAATAAGTACTTCCCGTACCGGTATGGACAGGCCTACCTAGCGTACATCGGAGGTAAATATGGCGATGCCGCGGTCACGAATCTTTTCAAGTTAGGTGGGCGCGTAGGGGTTGACTCCGCGTTTGTGTATACAATTGGGATTACGGCTGATTCGCTTTCAGTCGAATGGGCACAGGCGATCCAAGAGGCATACCTGCCCCTGATGGAGTCACGTACGCATCCAGACAGTGCAGGAACTGCCATCCTTTCGGAAGAGCTCAGTGGTGGTGCCCTGAACCTTTCCCCTTCTGTGAGCCCGGATGGGCAGTATATCGCATACCTAAGTGAAAGGGATATTTTCAATATCAATCTGTTCATTGCAGATGCAGCAACAGGAGAAACCATCCGCAAACTTCAGTCAACCAACACGAATCCCCATTTTGACAATATCCGCTTTATCAGTTCCGCAGGCTCCTGGTCTCCTGATGGGAAACAATTTGCATTTGTAACCTTCGTTCAGGGAGACAATGAGATTTCGATATGGGATCTGGATAGTGGTGCAATTGAACGACGGATCAGTGTGGGTGGGGTAAGTGCGCTCAGCAACCCTGCGTGGTCACCAGATGGTCGATCCATTGCATTCTCGGGAATTGATGGCGGAATCAGCGACCTGTACATATATGATATAGAGAGTCAGCAGGCTCGACAGATTACCAGTGACCGGTTTGCTGACCTACAGCCAGCGTGGTCACCAGATGGGCGGACGATTGCAGTAGTCACAGATCGAGGGCCGGAGGGGACAAATTTTGAAACCCTGGAGTATGCCGACACCCGTATTTCATTGATTGATCTCGAAAGTGGTACACACAGTACCCTGCGTCCTTTTGTGAACGGGAAACACATCAATCCACAATTCTCGCCGAACGGACAGAGTTTGTATTTCGTGAGTGATCAGGATGGATTTTCTGATATTTATCGGTACGATTTACGTGAAGAGGCTACGTACCGTGTGACAAATTTAAAAACGGGGGTCAGCGGGATTACAGCGCTTTCGCCTACGATGAGTGTAGCCTCTCAGAATGGACGGGTTGTTTACTCTGTCTTTTATGACGGCGGATACTCAGTCTTTGGACTTGAGGAGGATGAAGCGATGGGAAACCTCGTCGAAAGTAGTGTACCGTCCCAAGCCAGTATTCTGCCGCCCCAAAGTGCGGCGAATGAGGGGCTGGTTGAAAATTATCTGGATGACCCTTTGACCGGGCTGCCAGAGCCTCGTACCACGGTTGAAAAGATATATGATTCACGCCTGCGTCTAGATTACGTTGCGCCTCCGTCCATTGGCGTATCTGTAGGGGGGTATTACGGGGGTGGTGCTTCTGGGGGCGTTGGGTTTTATTTCAGCGATATGTTGGGGAATCGGAATTTGGCGGTTGTGGCGCAGGCGAACGGGACTTTCCGGGATATAGGGGGGATGGTTCAGTACATGAATCGTGGTCGACGGTTTAATTATGGTGGTCTGGTCGCCCATATTCCGTACCTGTATGGCATCCCGCGACAGGGCTTCAATCAGTTTGGACAGTTTGTTGTCCAGGATTTACGGCAGCGGATTTATTTGGATCAGGTTCGTGGAATTGGTTCGTATCCTTTTTCAACGACCCGTCGTCTGGAGGTTTTCGGGGGATTCACCCGCTACGGGTTTGATATTCAGGCCTACACATACACATATACGCCGTTTGGGATTCAGAGAGAGCGCAGGAATGCAGATAAGTGCAGCAACCTGACGCCCGAGGAGCGACAAACCGTGTGGGCGTGCGAGCCAGACGGGTTCTATTACTTCGATGCGGGTTTGGCCTACGTTGGGGACTTCAGCAATTTCGGCTTTACGTCACCTTCCCAGGGGGGACGGTACCGGCTTGAGGTTGTCCCTCGCTTTGGGACGGACAATTTCGTCAGTGTATTAGTTGATTATCGGCGCTACTTCTTCTATGAGCCGGTTACGTTTGCGGTTCGGGGCATGCTCGCAGGAAATTTCGGGGGTGATCAGGATCAGATTTTTTCACGGGAGTACCTCTATTATCCATACCATCGGGGCTTCGTTCGCGGATACAATTATAGTTCTTTTGATTTTGCGGAAGAATGTCAAGATATCACCTGTTCGGTATTCGCGCGCCTCTATGGGACGCGAACGGCGATGGCAAGCGCTGAGATCCGTCTGCCATTATTTGGAACGGAGGCGCTGGGGCTGTTCAACTTCCCCTATCTACCACTAGAATTGGTCGGCTTTGTTGATGCAGGGATGGCTTGGAATCAAGGAGATGATCCACTCAAAATGCTCAAGTTCGAGCAGGATACGGTGGAGCGTGTGCCGGTGGTCAGTGTAGGCCCATCGGCTCGATTCAATCTGCTAGGTTATATAATCTTTGAGATCTACTACGCGTACCCATTCCAGCGGCCGGATAAGGGGGCACATTTTGGATTCCAGTTACTACCTGGCTGGTAA
- a CDS encoding quinone-dependent dihydroorotate dehydrogenase has protein sequence MDSILLRRLFGLDPELAHRLGFSAAWLADRIAPAYLEKTFGFDDPILHQEVWGLGFPNPIGLAAGCDKNALLVSFWDRLGFGHAEIGSVTVNRSPGNSRPRLFRLPEDRAIINRLGLPSKGSRRVAQRLSRCSAVKMPIGVSIARVDGSSPAIEDYCQCALRFLPYADYLTINISCPNTVDGKSFEAPEHLDSLLDALMDQVGNHVPVLMKLSPPDTPKVIYDSRTDALLKIAVHHGVNGFVVTNTAKDRLGLVTDKESLDAIGNGGLSGPPIYPRSVQMVRYVRSCVGPDYPIIGVGGISSAEDAYQMIRAGASLLQIYTALIYEGPKFVQSIKRGLVQRLKSSGYASIVSAVGTAPGIGESTSVADLPFIPGV, from the coding sequence ATGGATTCCATTCTGCTGCGCCGACTCTTCGGGCTGGATCCTGAATTAGCTCACCGGTTAGGTTTTAGTGCCGCATGGCTTGCAGACCGGATTGCGCCGGCGTATTTGGAGAAGACATTTGGGTTTGATGACCCCATCCTTCATCAAGAGGTATGGGGGTTGGGTTTTCCCAATCCGATTGGTCTAGCTGCAGGATGTGACAAGAATGCTTTACTGGTCTCATTTTGGGACAGGCTGGGGTTTGGCCACGCAGAGATAGGTTCGGTTACAGTGAACCGTTCACCCGGGAATTCGAGGCCGCGGTTGTTTCGCCTCCCGGAAGATCGTGCGATCATCAACCGATTGGGACTTCCCAGCAAGGGTTCGCGCCGGGTTGCCCAGCGTTTATCCCGCTGCTCTGCAGTTAAAATGCCGATTGGCGTGAGTATTGCCAGAGTAGATGGAAGCTCACCGGCCATTGAGGATTACTGCCAGTGTGCTTTGCGGTTTTTGCCGTATGCCGATTACTTGACGATCAACATCTCGTGTCCCAATACTGTAGACGGGAAGAGCTTCGAAGCACCGGAGCACCTGGATTCACTCTTGGATGCTCTGATGGATCAGGTGGGGAACCATGTTCCAGTCCTGATGAAGCTCTCCCCTCCAGATACCCCAAAGGTGATCTATGACAGCCGGACGGATGCACTCCTAAAGATCGCGGTCCACCATGGAGTGAATGGGTTTGTCGTGACAAATACAGCCAAGGACCGTCTTGGGCTCGTGACCGACAAGGAATCCCTAGATGCCATCGGTAACGGGGGACTCAGTGGCCCGCCCATCTATCCAAGGTCAGTTCAAATGGTCAGGTATGTTCGTTCCTGTGTTGGCCCCGATTATCCAATTATTGGAGTTGGGGGTATTTCCTCAGCGGAAGATGCCTATCAGATGATCCGTGCGGGTGCTAGTCTCCTGCAAATCTATACCGCACTCATCTATGAGGGGCCGAAGTTTGTCCAGAGTATAAAGCGAGGGTTGGTTCAGCGGCTGAAATCCAGTGGATACGCATCAATTGTATCTGCTGTAGGTACTGCACCGGGCATTGGCGAGTCTACAAGTGTTGCCGATTTGCCATTCATTCCCGGTGTTTGA